Part of the Synergistaceae bacterium genome is shown below.
ACGGAACACCCGTTGACGTTGTGCTTAACCCTCTGGGAGTTCCGAGCCGCATGAATCTCGGCCAAGTGCTCGAAACCATCATGGGCTTTGTCGCTCTGAACAACGGCTGGCACGTCAGCACACCCGTTTTTGAGGGAGCGAACGAGAACGAGATTTTCGCGGAGATGCGCAAGATTGCCGCGACGAAGTACAAGGACTTGACGGAAGACGGAATGATAACCATCCGCGACGGCAGAACCGGGCGGCCTATGGATAAGAAGGTAACGATAGGCTGTATGTACATGCTGAAGCTGAACCACCTCGTTGACGACAAGATTCACGCGCGCTCGACAGGACCTTACAGCCTCATAACACAGCAGCCTCTTGGCGGTAAAGCGCAGTTCGGAGGCCAGAGGTTCGGAGAAATGGAGGTCTGGGCACTCGAGGGCTACGGTGCGGCGAACGTACTGCAGGAGATTCTGACGGTCAAGAGCGACGACATCAGAGGACGCGACAAGACCTATGAACGCATCGTCAAGGGTCAGAGCCTCGTGAAGCCCGGCGTTCCCGAGAGCTTCAGGGTTCTCGTGAAGGAACTGCAGGGACTCGGGCTTGATGTCGAGGTTACGTTTGACGACGGCTCGCACGGCGACATACCGATTGAGGACGATGATAAGCCGGTCTTCATGGGCAAGCCTTCGGAGATATTCGCGCCTTCGCCCAGAAAACAGCGCAAGCGCAAGCAGTCCCAGCCCGCAGAAGATGACGCTGTGAGCATGGCGGACATAACGGACATCATGAGTGTTGCAGACGAAGCAGCGGAGATGCCGCAGGAGACGGATCTCTTCGAGGAGACAGAACCCAGCATTGAGGATTTGATGAGCATGGGCGAAGAGATTGATCCGCTGCCAGAAGATGACGAAGAGGAGGAGATGTAGGCTTGGCGAAGAGGAAGGAAATTACGGGAGTCCGCATAAAGCTGGCAACTCCCGAAAGGATACACGCGATCTCTAAGGGTGAAGTTACCAAGCCCGAGACGATAAACTACAGGACATTACGGCCGGAGACTGACGGACTGTTCTGCGAAAGGATTTTCGGCCCTACGAGAAGCTACGAGTGCAAGTGCGGGAAGTACAAGAGGAGCGGCCCGAAGTTCAAGGGAGTTGTGTGCGAACATTGCGGTGTCGAGGTTACGGACAACAGGGTACGCCGTGAGCGCATGGGACACATAGACCTTGCCGTGCCGGTGGTGCACATCTGGTACTTGCGCGGAATACCCAGCAGGCTCAGCCTTCTTCTGGGGACGAGCGCGAAAGACCTCGAGAGAGTGATCTATTTCGCTCCATCCAGAAGGGGCGAAAAAGGCTTCAAGGTTACGGAGTCCGCACGGCCTGAGGTTGTGGCAAAAGGCGACATAGTTTTCGATAGCGACATCAAGATTCACACGCACTATCAGGGTGATGCCTTCAAGTACGAGGAAGCGATACAGATCGAGGGCATCGACAACATGCCTTCGGTGGATGTCGGAGACCTTATCACCGCACAGCAGGCGGCAAAGTACATCTCTGACTACGGCATGGAGAGCCTGAAGGTCGAGCCCGCGTTCATCCTCAGCAATGACAACGAGGAGCTTGGCCTCAGCGCAGGTGCCGCAGTTCCTCAGTCGAAGGCCGGAGAAGACGACGTGCGCGCAAAAATCGGCAGCAACGAAGCCTTCATCGTAACTGATGCCGTGAAGATACCTTACAGGAAGGGCGACGTTCTCTCACGCAGCGAACTCACTGAGGTTGAAGCCAGATACCACAAGTTCAAGTGCACGTTCAGGGTTATGCGCTACGAGAAGAACATAGATGACCCCAGCCACCTCGTCATTGAGCCGGGAAGCTCGTACTTCTCTCAGGGCGACGTAGTCTTCGAGCACCAGCAGGAACTCTGCAGGAAGTATGACCCTGATTTCGAGGCAGGGATAGGTGCTGATGGAGTTCTCGCGCTCATCAACAAACTTGACCTCGACCTCTTGGCCGACAACCTCCGCGAGTGGATAGCCGACTCAACGGGACAGAAGAAGCGCAAGTTCATCAAGCGTCTTCAGGTTGTGGAGGACTTCAGGAAGAGCAACTCACAGCCGCAGTCGATGATTCTGCAGGTGCTGCCGGTAATCCCGCCGGACTTGAGGCCTCTGGTTCAGCTCGACGGCGGACGTTTCGCCACCAGCGACCTTAACGACCTCTACAGGCGCGTCATCAACCGCAACAACAGGCTCAAGAAACTGCAGGCTCTGAACGCTCCCGAGATAATCATCCGCAATGAAAAGAGGATGCTTCAGGAGTGCGTTGATGCCCTTATCGACAACGGCAGGGTAGGCAAAGCAGTTCTCGGTGCAGGGAACAGGCCGCTGAAGAGCCTCACTGACCTGCTCAGGGGCAAGAAGGGACGTTTCCGCCAGAACCTGCTCGGCAAGCGCGTAGACTACTCGGGCAGGTCGGTTATCGTTATCGGGCCTCAGCTCAAGATCTACCAGTGCGGACTTCCCAAGCAGATGGCGTTGGAGCTGTTCAAGCCGTTCGTGATAAGGCGGCTCGTCGAAGGGAATTTAGCCCCCAACGTCAAGAACGCAAAGCGCAGGATAGAGAAGGGCGGTGCTGAGGTCTGGGAGATTCTGGAGAACATCATCAAGGATCACCCAGTAATGCTCAACCGTGCTCCTACTCTTCACCGTCTGGGCATTCAGGCATTCGAGCCCGTGCTTATGGAGGGCAAGGCGATACGTCTTCACCCGATGGTTTGCACGGCCTTCAACGCGGACTTTGACGGCGACCAGATGGCGGTACACGTTCCGTTGAGCATCGAGGCTCAGGCGGAAGCACGGCTGCTGATGCTCTCGGCGAACAACCTTCTTTCACCGGCTAGCGGCAAGCCTGTCGTTACGCCGACACAGGATATTGTGCTTGGAGTGTACTACCTCACCGACATGCGCGAGGGGCTTCAGGGAGACGGAAAGCACTTCATGAACGTTGAGGACGTTCTCTCCGCAATCTCTCACGGCACAGTCCACGTTAATGCCAGAATATGGCTCAAGGAGAACCCTGACGAGTGGGGACACCCCAAAGGCCGCAGGATGTACATCGCCAACAATGAAGCAGTTGTCGTGGACGGCTTCGAGGACGTGCAGGGCGAACCCAGAAACGTATTCTTCGAGACGAGTCCCGGCCGCGTGATGTTCAACACACGGATTGCGCCGGTACTGCGCTACGTCAATGAACAGCTCGGCAAAAAGAGGATCGGCACACTTCTTGATGCTGCGTATGACAAGGTAGACAGGCCGGGAGTTGTGGAGATGCTCGACGAGATAAAGTCTCTGGGCTATCACTGGGCGGCACGGAGCGGAATCAGCTTCGGAGTTCAGGCAGTGAGGATTCCCGACGAGAAGGCGATAATCACGCGCGCAACTCAGGCGGAAGACGACATCGCCAAAGAGAACTACGAGATGGGGCTTCTTACGCATGACGAGTACCTTGACCAGAAGAGCAAGCTGTGGGCTCAGGCCACGAGGGACATTGCCGAGAAGATAAAGGAACACATGAGCGAGGACAATCCCGTTCGAATGATGGTAGATTCCGGCGCAAGAGGTTCACTCGGACAGATGGGACAGATGGCGGGCATCAGAGGCCTCATGGCAGACCCGACGGGCAAGACCATCGACTACCCGATAACCGCGAACTTCCGCGAAGGAATGAACATGCTCGAGTACTTCATCTCCACTCACGGAGCAAGGAAGGGCTTAGCGGACACTGCACTGCGCACGGCCAAGTCCGGCTACCTCACGAGAAGGCTCGTCGACGTTTCGCAGGACTTAATCATCACGGAGCACGACTGCGGAACGGACAAGGGAGTCTGCATCATGCCGCTTCTCAGCGAGGGCAAGGTCATGATAGGCATCGCCGAGAGAATTGCGGGACGCACCGCACTTCACGACATCGAGAAGGACGGCGAACTCTTCATCAAGGGCGGAGAGATAATCACCGAGTCCGTCGCGAAGAGAATAGAGGCCGCCGGGTTCGACAAAGTGTGGGTGAGGAGTCCTCTTGCGTGCGCGCTGAAGAAGGGCGTGTGCCAGATGTGTTACGGTCATGACCTGTCCTCACGAAAACTCGTGCCGATCGGCGAGGCTGTCGGAGTTGTTGCCGCGCAGTCAATCGGCGAGCCCGGAACTCAGCTCACGATGAGGACGTTCCACACGGGCGGAGTGCGTTCGGCGGACGACATCACGCAGGGTCTTCCCAGAATCGAGCAGCTCTTTGAGGTCAGGAGGCCGCGCAAGGTCTGCATTCTCGCGGGGCTTGACGGGCACATCAAGGAAATCATCACCGAAGGCAAGCGCAAAGTCATCATCGAGAACGACGAGGGCGAGACCATAACCCACGCCATCCCTGCAGGCCAGGAAATCAAGGAAGGCATAGAGGTCGGCATGGAGGTTCAGAAGCTGACTGCCCTCACGGAAGGAAGTATTGACCCGCAGCAGCTGCTTGAAGTTGAGGGCATAGACGCGGTACAGAGAATGCTTGTCGACGAGATTCAGAGCGTCTACAACTCTCAGGGTGTCAGCATCAACAACAAGCACATAGAAGTCATCCTGCGCAAGGTTGCTCCGCTCAACAAGGTGAGAGTGATCGAGGAAGGGGACAGCGATTTTGTTGCCGGAGACATGGTCTGGGAGGATCAGGCCGAAGAGGTGAACCGCCAGATTCACGACGACAACGAACGCAGGATCGCTGGTGCAGTGAACGCGCTCTCTGGAGATGTACTTCTCGCCTCCGACAGGCCCGACGAGGTCATAGAATCACTGATAGGCAAGCCTCTCACAGAGGAAGCTATACGCGCAATCCTCACGCCCGGCACAACGATAAAGACGCTCACGGTCGAGCACGAAGGCCAGGAAGTTGACGTAGTTCTGGGCAAGTCAGCATTCAGGAAGCGCATGGAAGGTCTGAGCCTTGTCCGCGACGTAAAGACCGAGAAGAAGGGCAAGCTCAAGAAGAGCACGAAGCTCACGAGGGACGAACTCAAGCGCATAACCAGCGGCGGCCCGACGATAATTCGCGTGAGGGACAAGGAAATGCTCCAGCGTATGGTTGGCGTGAAGTGGATCGCTGAAGACATCACCGTCGGAAGCAGGAAGGTCGCGCCTCATGACACACTGATCACCCCCAAGTACGCCGACAGCATATCAGGAAGCGGCATCAGGGACATTAAGGTCTGGAGCAGCGTCGAGCACTACAACGTAGCCGACGAACTGCGCGTGTTCCTTCAGGAGAAGAACATGCTGGGCAAAGAGATCTACGAGGACGGCGAAGCTACCGGGCGTGTCGTTGACGATGAAGTCCTCCGCGAAATGGCAGAAGGCACGCTGGAGACCATCGACATCGAGGACGAGAAGGACGGTGTCAAGACATACTCGCGCGCTGATATGCTCGAGCGTATGCTCAACACCAAGATCAAGGGCAAGATTATCGTGAAAGTGATCTTCTACCGCACTCCCGAACAAATCGCCGCAGACGAGGAACGCGAGAGAGCCTTAGAGGAAGCCCGCGCCCGTGCCAGAGAAGAGAACAAAGCCAGAACGAAGGAGTTCATGAAGCGTAAGGCACTCTTTGAGGCCGGAGAGATTGCAGAGATGCCTGAAGAGCCGGAACTCATCAAGGTCGAGGAACCTGAAGACGACGCTGACAGCATAAAGTTCACCGGCGGAACGGAACTCAAGGGCGGAATTATCGAGGATATGGCCTCGCGCAAACCTCTCGATGTCTACGTCAGGACGCAGGGCGTGAAGGCGGAAGTCTGCCACCTCATCCGCGACTATACGTTCGTGCAGAAACTGCGTGAGTTCCCGTTATGCAGGCCGTTCATTCACGGCATCACGAAGGCAGCACTAGCGACGGACAGCTTCTTGAGCGCGGCATCCTTCCAGCAGACTGCGCAGGTTCTCGCAGGTGCGGCGGTAAAGGGAGAGTTAGACCCGTTGAGCGGCCTCAAGGAGAACGTAATCATCGGTCATCTTATCCCCGCAGGAACAGGAGCAGAAGCCTTCAGGGGAATAGCCTACCAAAGCTCCGGGAGGCCGAAGCCCAAGCCTGCCGCAGCCTTGCAGGAGGCCGAAGCCAAGCCCGAACAGCCGACGATAGCCAGCGAAGACCTCTTCACCGAGTAGCAGCAACAAACAACCCCTCCTCATCATCGGGGAGGGGCTTTCTCTTACCTAATACCTCAGGTCGTATGACGGATGGTAGATTCGTTCGTCGTTGAGGGTTTCCTTCTGGGTGCGCAACGCCTCACGCCCCGCACTGCCCATGTCCTTCGCCAGCATTGACGTAAGGACGTGAACAGCGAACATCGAGCCGATGAGGCTGCTCCCGAACAGCGGAGAGTTGTCGCTCACGTAGAAGTTCATCCGCGAGTACCCGCACACAGGTGCCGCAGGGCTGTCGGTTATCGCGGCGGTGATGACGCTGCGCGAGGCCGTAAGTTTCACCGCTTCGGTTACCTCTATGACGTAGCTTGGCAGCTCGCAGACGATTAACATGTCATTCTCGCCGATGCTACGTGCCTGTTCGAGGAGGGAGAGCGAACCGCGCTTCATCAGTACGCTCTTGAGGCCGAGCTCGGAAAAGCGCGTGTAGAGCCATTCGGCAGGAAGAGCAGAGATTCCCCAGCCCATGCAGTAGATCGCGTCGGCTTCCTGCGCGGCGTTGCAGAAGTCGGAGACCGCGTCGGGGTTGAGGATGATGCTCCTGTAGGTCTCGTCGATGTTGGCCTGTTCGAGGCGGCAGAGTTTGCCGGGCATGTCAGAGTCGTCGGACGGGTCGCTGATTGCCGCAGGGATGACCTGAGCAAGCAGCTTCTTCTTGAGAGTATTCTTGAGGTCAGCATAACCGTTGAAGCCCAGCATTCGCGCGACTCTCACAAGCTGGGCTCGCGAAACGCTCAGCTTCTCCGCAGTCTCACTTATCGAGTGGAAGGCTACTTCAGGAGAGTTCCCCAGAATGTATTCTGCCACCCTCCTGGTCTTGGCCGGAAACTCGTTGAGGCGGCCGCGTATTTGTTCCTCTAAATGCCGGGCATCCATAGTTATATCACTGTCCTATCTTTACGCACCTTACGTAATTAACTCCGCTTCCCCTCGATGAACGCAGCGTGCCTTCAACGTGAACGGGGTCTTTGTCCTTGAGTGTGGCGAGAATCTCCTTCTGCTCGTCGTCGTAAACGCGCACAACGATGAAGTCTATTCCTGTCTCCGGGTTGTCCTGCCGCACAGCAAAGCGTATGTACCTGCCTGTTCCGTTCTCGCCTTCTGCCTTTGCCTTGACGAAATGTACATTTCCCGAAAGTTCTGCGGAGTTCTCGGGGACTGCAGGAAGTTCGCTTAACGGTTCTGCTTCGAGGACGGACAGGTAGAGCTCGCCGCTGCCCTTCGAGGAACTCAGGATGCCTTTTACGCGCACGGGAGCGTTCTCGGGGAGCTCTGAGAGCTTGGCCTGCAGTTCTTTCGGGAACGCGCGGGCGTTCAGGAAATCCTTGCGGGTTGTGCAGTCAGTCCAAGTGCTCTCGTGGCGGATCGAGAAGGGAAAGTACTTGCTGTCCTTCTTGCGGCTCAGATGATGCACCAGGCCGGTAATTGTTACTGTGTTGATGATGTTCAACGGGTATCACCTCTGTAGTGTAATAGATAAAATCTACACCGGCTATTCTACAACTGAGATTGAGGGGCTGCTACGTGTTAAGCACAGAAAGTTTCGGCGGCTGTGCTACAATTCCAAGACATATGAGGTGATTTGATGGTGAACAGTTCGGACAAGAAGCTCAAGGTGCTGCTGTTTATGGCGGCGTATTCGTTTTTCACGATAATTAAGCTGGCACGGCATTTTGTTACGAGTGCCAGACATGCGGCACAAGGTATGGGAACGTTTCTGCAAGATTCTGCTGAAGGAGTCATGATGTCTAGGATCTCGCGTGTAAGCGTAATCTTCCTGGCTATGGTGTGCTGTGTGCTCGTGCTGGCGATGGGCAGGAAGAAATTTGAGTGGGGACGGGCGGCAAGCTCCTTCGTGTACGGGATTACTCTGTAGGGAGCATATATCACGCACTTCAACGGCCTCGAGTTTCTTGACGGGCTGTCGGGTATCTTCATGGCTCACGGAAGGTACAGGGAAGCGTTCGGCTTGGGGCACTACAACACGGTCGGCAGGTTGTGCCTGTATTATTTCATCTTTACCGCGTTGTACCGCACCACGCTGTCAGAACGTCAAAGTCAGCACAGTAATTTACGTAAGGGGGGGGGGGGGC
Proteins encoded:
- a CDS encoding MurR/RpiR family transcriptional regulator; the protein is MDARHLEEQIRGRLNEFPAKTRRVAEYILGNSPEVAFHSISETAEKLSVSRAQLVRVARMLGFNGYADLKNTLKKKLLAQVIPAAISDPSDDSDMPGKLCRLEQANIDETYRSIILNPDAVSDFCNAAQEADAIYCMGWGISALPAEWLYTRFSELGLKSVLMKRGSLSLLEQARSIGENDMLIVCELPSYVIEVTEAVKLTASRSVITAAITDSPAAPVCGYSRMNFYVSDNSPLFGSSLIGSMFAVHVLTSMLAKDMGSAGREALRTQKETLNDERIYHPSYDLRY
- a CDS encoding OB-fold nucleic acid binding domain-containing protein; protein product: MNIINTVTITGLVHHLSRKKDSKYFPFSIRHESTWTDCTTRKDFLNARAFPKELQAKLSELPENAPVRVKGILSSSKGSGELYLSVLEAEPLSELPAVPENSAELSGNVHFVKAKAEGENGTGRYIRFAVRQDNPETGIDFIVVRVYDDEQKEILATLKDKDPVHVEGTLRSSRGSGVNYVRCVKIGQ